From Orcinus orca chromosome 3, mOrcOrc1.1, whole genome shotgun sequence, a single genomic window includes:
- the LOC125964001 gene encoding LOW QUALITY PROTEIN: signal transducing adapter molecule 1-like (The sequence of the model RefSeq protein was modified relative to this genomic sequence to represent the inferred CDS: deleted 1 base in 1 codon; substituted 2 bases at 2 genomic stop codons), with translation MPLFATNPFDQDVEKATGEMNTAEDWGLILDSCDKAGQPQWTPCRPKGCLRSIMRRVNHKDPHVAVQALTFLGVRVPNCGNMFHLEVRSRDFASEVSNGLNKCHLEVWEKLKALMVEWMDEFKNHPXLSRLSAMVNNLKEQGVTFPAIGCQAAEQAKASPALVAKDPGTVANKKEDLAKAIELSLKEQRQQSTTLSSLYPSTSNLLTNHQHEGRKVRALYDLEAAEDDELTFRVGEIRSPVTVLDDSDPNWWKGETHQGLGLFPSNFVTADLPAEPEMIKTEKMVQFSDDVQVETIEPEPEQAYMDEDKMDQLLQMLQSTDPFDDLPEFLHLEAMCHQMGPLIDEKLEDIDREHSELSELNVKVMEALSLCTKLRNEDPMYSMDAKLQNQQYYIQSPGVSGPQVYPGPPQRGAYPVTGNAQMGQLQSYSLPLQLSSLSQGTMPLPASPALPSQQAQASYLNTTGSSVQGSTXPSQASVDSPPPAAAAAPVIMICQNVGTSLSQVPNYTFSSALPQPRGSYQPPPPQQPYSQKALL, from the exons ATGCCTCTCTTTGCTACCAATCCCTTCGATCAGGATGTCGAGAAAGCAACTGGTGAGATGAATACTGCTGAGGACTGGGGCCTTATTTTGGATAGCTGTGATAAAGCCGGCCA ACCTCAGTGGACACCATGCAGACCTAAAGGTTGTCTACGGTCTATTATGAGGAGGGTGAACCATAAAGATCCTCATGTTGCTGTGCAGGCTCTGACTTTTCTAGGAGTACGTGTACCAAATTGTGGCAACATGTTTCACTTAGAAGTACGTTCAAGAGATTTTGCTAGTGAAGTAAGCAATGGATTAAACAAGTGTCACCTTGAAGTGTGGGAAAAATTAAAGGCTCTTAtggttgaatggatggatgaatttaAGAATCATCCATAGCTTAGTCGACTCTCAGCAATGGTTAATAACCTTAAGGAACAAGGTGTT ACGTTTCCAGCTATTGGCTGTCAG GCTGCGGAACAAGCAAAAGCAAGCCCAGCTCTTGTAGCCAAAGATCCTGGTACTGTGGCTAACAAAAAAGAAGATCTAGCGAAAGCCATTGAGTTGTCACTGAAGGAACAAAGGCAGCAGTCAACCACCCTTTCCAGTTTGTATCCAAGCACATCTAATCTCTTAACTAACCACCAACACGAAGGCCGAAAAGTTCGTGCTCTATACGACTTGGAAGCTGCTGAAGATGATGAACTTACTTTTAGAGTAGGAGAAATt cgaagccctgttACAGTTCTTGATGACAGTGACCCCAACTGGTGGAAAGGTGAAACCCATCAAGGCCTGGGGTTATTCCCCTCTAATTTTGTGACTGCCGATCTCCCTGCTGAACCAGAAATGATTAAAACGGAGAAGATGGTACAATTTAGTGATGATGTTCAGGTAGAAACGATAGAACCAGAGCCAGAACAAGCCTACATGGATGAAGATAAAATGGACCAATTGCTGCAGATGTTGCAAAGTACGGATCCCTTTGATGATCTGCCAGAGTTCCTTCATCTTGAAGCCATGTGTCACCAGATGGGACCTCTCATTGATGAGAAGCTGGAAGATATTGATAGAGAACATTCAGAACTCTCAGAACTCAATGTTAAAGTGATGGAGGCCCTGTCCTTGTGCACCAAGTTAAGGAATGAAGATCCAATGTATTCCATGGATGCAAAATTACAGAATCAGCAGTATTATATTCAGTCACCTGGTGTTTCTGGTCCTCAGGTGTACCCAGGCCCTCCTCAGCGTGGAGCTTACCCGGTCACAGGGAACGCACAGATGGGCCAGCTCCAGAGCTACAGCCTTCCCCTGCAGCTGTCTTCTCTCAGCCAAGGAACAATGCCACTGCCCGCGAGCCCAGCCCTTCCTAGTCAGCAGGCCCAGGCTTCCTACCTCAACACAACGGGCAGTTCTGTTCAAGGGAGCACGTAGCCCAGCCAGGCTTCAGTGGACAGTCCTCCTCCTGCTGCCGCTGCCGCCCCCGTCATCATGATATGCCAGAACGTGGGGACCAGCCTGTCCCAGGTGCCGAACTATACTTTCTCATCAGCGCTGCCCCAGCCCAGAGGCAGCTATCAGCCACCTCCGCCCCAGCAGCCGTACTCGCAGAAGGCCCTGCTATAG